The Myxocyprinus asiaticus isolate MX2 ecotype Aquarium Trade chromosome 19, UBuf_Myxa_2, whole genome shotgun sequence nucleotide sequence CTCATGGCCACGATCTGTGCCATGCATCTCTCACTTTGATGTGAGGTCACTGGTTCAGTTTGCCTATTAGACCTGACATATCTACAGCTGAGTGTGTAAGAACAATGTGAAATGACTTAGATGGGAGGTAGACATAGGCTTTCTGTTATTAAATCAATTTCAAGTGAAGATATTGGAACTGTTTTTTCTGGAAGTATATAGCCATTTTTCGGATGGCtttaatgtacagtacatgacGTCAGCATGTTGccaagtgacttttttttttttacgaaaacTCAAGGGTAACAAGCTGCTAGTATGGCAAGAGCAGAGAGAAAGCTGGAAATTGTGCCTCTGTTCATGTCCATTATGAAGTGCATGACGCAGCATAACATAAGCAATAGAGGAGGGAATAGGGGCCATTCACCCTAGATTAATTATTGCATCCGTTTGCTCTATTTTTAGATAGTTTGTAAACATGCATTTGATGATGTCATTGTCTGTTGCGACTCGTGCCGTTAGCTCTGCTTTTTTaagatgtgtcaagttaaaagaagttcACCTTTAAGctgttttagctgtttttgaatgtaagAATGTGTGCTGTAAGGGGCTATTCACACCAGTGATGTAGTCTGGGCCATATGCTGTATGCTTActttttttcccagggctgtttgcgtataatGACTTATTTGCGTATACCCttggtatacccacttgttttgctgcttcagaagtccataatctactgtcgttagtttccctttaactgtgttggatgctgttttgtgaaaggggcgattctttgttgtaattggtgcattatcacttgaattctgccattcccCACCCCTGACAAACATTGACGCCGCCATCATCAGTTGAGGGAATTTATGAcaatgagtggagagagagagagagtcaccctcatgcttaagcagtatcaggtaaataattaacaaaatatgccaaacatcctgtaaaataaggaatcgtcccgtaattaagggaaaaaattggGTTGCCGTTTGCCCCatattttagcgtcacacacccaaacCGCTGAGAAagtttcacaaatcgagagaaattgacctgaaatacacacacctttcgcgtgagttgtgtgagatatcagaTGTTGCTTTACACAAACAATCAGTGACAATCATctcgtgttttctgtcagaagcaaaatgatattGTCAAAATAATATAGCATTGGAGTGCATGTTAATAATTTCCcaccattgggattttaaaacaccggtaaacgcacctattcatgacatgccattacattttattacatacctcttctgccattacattcccttgcactgtatataacagatttgtatttgcactacgtatatatatatatatatatatatatatatatatatatatatatatatatatatatatatttagtcttATTgagtattctatatatactttattttctatccaatttttatttttattctatttctatttatttatttattcattttaattattttttcttattattatctctgtattgttgctgtattttattgttgtgcactggaggctgctgtcaccaagacaaattccttgtatgtgtaagcatacctggcaataaagctgattctgattctgatatgtcagagctcgttctggtagagagagagagagagagagaggtaagaaaactgcattactgcattaattcaaaataaaagtacagtagtacaggtttagttaaaacacttaacatgattttcttacagttcccttgtgataaacactctttactgccaaaacaacaacactaatccaaggagaaatacactattttcacgttaagccttttctctccctatCTGTCTTCTTCCTGGTTGTTGTATTACAGCATTTTTCatttaagtttagtaggggacgtttgcactgaatgcgtttttgcgtctgtctgagctgtttttcaatgtaaagcaaatctgtgtcatttaagtccccattacatttgtggtaaatgtgtaattttaacccaGATTGTGAAGATTTTTgggtgtcccttgatttattgcgcaccctgttatgtcatgatattatgacctttcattgaagatatactctatgttaggaaattacatcacacacatTGGAGGTTTGTGTTACTTTgtattatttgaagtttataactctattgtttatttatgttttcctttattttgtggtgttagtcatatgtggtcaagcataatcTGTCCACCttgttatgggaagatatatgtaacatttaaatatacagtatttatgttaacgGAAATAAAAtcgtaaatattagtttacaaatatgtttcctagatatcaatcacagaccatgtagtggctaatttatccactgaatgtccaccctgttattgtccaccctgatgctgcccatttaactggatggacatctgaattttttagtaatttagcttgaccagtatgactaatacaatctttaatatgtccctgtaatgatgaaacatgaagaaacttgtaaaagtatgttttatttttcaaaggtttcaaagccggaatgtcaccgaattgtaggaatgacccatttacgacATGTACAGAGTTGCAGCTCCGCCACTCTATATACGCAGATtacgcagtctacagtaacagtaaagtacaatcTATAGTGAGTGGTACAATTGCCCCCTAGGATTTAGAGAACAcgtttcagattatttttttctgattctgacaatgttttaaaaatttttatCATTTCTCATCACACATCACGTTGTTTGTTAAGATTTAAGAGGATTACGTCTGCAGTTTTTTTAATATTCAAAGTATATTGCTGCCATTGCACATGTAACAAAATCCACACGTTTTATATGAAATGGCACTGCAACGTGCCTCTAAATCGGGGGCTTCACCTCATGCTTGAAGTTTATCTAGTAATCtattcatttgaataaaaaatagtaaaaaagaGAAGTCAGACATGTTCGGATTCTTAAAAATTGAATAACATCTTTTTGGAAAGAATTGACAGTACTTTATGCATTGATTAATCTGTGAAGCCATTGATTTGCTGGCATTTTACTTAGTTAAAAGAATTCAAAGTTGAAACTGAATTAATTGATGTATCCAAACATATATCTTGACAGTGCTTTGCAATTCTGTAATCTCTGATAATGACACATTTACAAAGTTCTAATTGCTGATCTGATTGGTATTGCCTTAGAAATCATAAATCACTTGAGTTTAAATTTGGTTTTAATTATGACTGTTGTAATCTACTCAAGATATATCTGCTGCATTTTTAAAGTCAATGTAAAATTTGGTTTCTACATGTTGGTTCTGATATGCGTGTGTATATGAGGTATATCCCTTACACATTTAAGTCTTAAATAATTCACCGTAGACATCATCCACAATCATAGAGACAATATTTATTGCTTTGAAATTAGCTGTGTggatattttaatttatatacaatataatttaGTACCAATTGGTGCAAAAAGGGGCATTAATAGAATTCACAGCAAATAGAACACAAGGCTAAAAAATTTGATTTATTAGGATTTATCAGTTTATAAAGTAAAATGTACAGGtgtaaaaacaagaaaatatcAGTACTTTTCCAGATTAAACAggtgtgaaattattattattatttttaaaacagtgcataaaattatagagctattttaaaagaaaactacATATTCTGTTGAGATCTTGAGATGTTTAATTGTGGAGATTAAGAGAAACaaaagcagacaaaaaaaaaaaacaacaacaaaaaacagacagtaaacacaaacaaaccagcttaaaccacaGTAAACATTGTCAACAATATGAAACTGGAAAAGATAATCAGCATTATGGCATTGCTGAAATCTGAGttctaatgtaaacatttttacaatacatacacatttaataaatatttaattctattacgtataaaacttttaattacaaatacaaaaaaaattcagtccaataaataagataaatataatatttataaataaataaataaataataaataaataattttctttcaGCATATAATTATCAGAGCTCAGAGGTCCGTTCTTTAAGTAAAACTGTAGGGTTGATTTTTTGATCCGAGTGAGAAGTACTTGCATTAATAGTGGCTGGTACCGAATCTTTTACGTCAGGCACATAGAAGGATGCTATGGGGCAGGGCCCTTTGACATTATTGCAAACAAGCCTCTGCAGAGAAGCAGTATTCACAATTTCAAAGCCCACTTTTCCGCCAAAGGTGCTCGGTTTCCAGTACTCAGGTGAACAGATGGGATTTCCCATAAGTCCTTTGAGGGAGTAGGGGGCACCCATCTCCACCATGGTCTCTCCAAAGATGGCGTTGAGCCTGGGCTTCTCAACCAGCAGACCGGTATAAAGCTCAACTGCATCCACATCCCCATACATCTCTTCAAGTTCCGCAGCCAACTCCTTCTCtcctaaaacataaaacaagctcaTCATCTCAACTTGTCCTCTGAATTATTACTGATTTTACAGTATCCCCAGATACTTCTTGTTAAATTTCTATAATGCTTGGTATGCTTTCAAAACACAGGTGTGGTTTCTATGTAACCTTGTTATTCAAGGTGGCCCAATTTCTGACTTGGCTCCAACTGTATGTGCCCTTCTTATAGAAAGATACATAATTTGCATATTGGTGAGGgagttatttttttatctagACTAATTTGGTTCAAATTCATCTGTTAGAGAATCTAAATCCTTTAATCTGCATTTATTGTTTACCAATACTAAGAATCATCAATGATAACAGAAAGATGTTTTTCCTGTACATGATTATTACATTGATATTGTTCAGACCAAGCTGTTAGAACAGCTGCATTTACTGAACATAAAATAGGTATGTTACTAGACTTAATTTATATGCAGAATATAAAAGAACTATGTGTCGATCTGCTTTCAATCAGCTGCCAATTTGAGATATTGTAGAGAAAAAAATCACCTCTCATTGGGCATCAAAGAAAATCCTTTACCTGTCATATCTTCAAAGGATTTGTATGGCTTCATGTTAAAGCGTTTCCTATAAGCATTGATAGACTGGTAGCGCATTTTTCTGCTGTCTTCAATTGACTTCATGGCCACCATCAAAACAGCCGGTGGAACATTACGCCCTCCAGCCACCTGGATTAAAAGTGAAGAGTTAAATAACCCTCACCTTGGGCGGTACCTTGTAACAGTACCTATCAACAGGCTAATCCCAAACAAGTTCAGTCAAACTTTTTATTCCTATTGCATTCCTATTTCAATACATGAAAAACAACCCCATCATTACCCCTTGGCTTACCCTTCCAGCCATCTGATTGGTGAAGGACTCAACCAAGCTGTTGATACCATAGTCAGTCAATATAGATGTGTTGAAGACAAACTGTTTGTAATTGTAGATTTCATCTTGAATGTGAAAATCGTCAGGCATAAGGGGGTGCCAGTGGTAAAGGGTGTTGAACTCAGAGGCAATCCTGTTCTGGTACTGGAAACGCTCGTTGAAGAGAAGTTCAGGATCAAACTTGAGCTTAAAATGGTAACCACTCAGGTGCTGCACATAATCTTCAATCACGATTTTGATCGTCTCACCTGGAGAGTATGAATACAGAGTAATCAATTAGAACCAGCTCACAACCTACTATTATAAAGCTTGCTTAAATATCCAGAAAAGCATGACATTAAACATTCAAAACTGAAatatttgaaaaagtattttgtgtAACAACCATAAAAGCTACATATCAATCCTGACCACCCAGTACACTTATcacaaacattttgtttgtatgaaACATTGTCCAACTGTAACAAATGCAATTTTAATTATAGGGCACTAACCAATAAGGATGAGCCGAGAGGTCTGAAACAGCCTCTCGTCGTCCCAGTCAGGATGCACCTTTTTTAGAATATCACATACGCGGTTGTGTTCACGCAGCCAGATGGTGGCGTACATCATGAGCCCAGGAACAAGTCCAAAGGCTTCATGACCCACGGCAAAGCGACGGGTCTCAGGTACATGAGGAGGGTAGTGCATGTCTACTTGAACCTCGCTGGCTGTTGGAGGATACACCTCATCATCTAGAATCTGGTTGAGACAATGAACCTGAATTTAGTTACTTCACATTTTCCCACACCAATCTATGTTTGAAATAGCATACTTGCAATATAAAAGAGGAAGAGAAGTATAAAAAGCATGAGAAAGAGCAAAAACACCTAATGGGGAGGGTGTGTGTGGTGACTAAGAGTTCAGTGAACTGTAAGAGGTGTTATTTTAGATAATTTTGGGGTGGAGACATTCCTTACCTGATATCTCAGCTTGCCATCCTTGAAAAGTCTCAGCTTGTGTTGGCGATCAAGTTCCTGTCCATATATGTGACTCAAGTCCACCTAAAAACACCAGGCAACCATTAATAAAGCACTTTTGGTGCCAGCAGTTAATTCAGTAAATACCTTTATATAGTATATGTAATTTATAAGCTACGCACCCCATGACTCAGGGCTCTTGTGAACGCTGGACCTTTTTTCATGTCGGTTTTGAAAAACTGGTGTGTAAAGTGTTGGGCAAAGAAAGCAAACATAAGACTGGTGCGTTGAGGGTCCGGGATGAACTTTCTCCTGAGGAGCAGTTTCTCAGCCACCAGCTTCACATCTGGCAGCTCTTTCTTACCTGCCAAGAGAGAAGAAGAAATCATGAGAAAAAGACATCAACATATATATCTTCTTTTCTGACGGCAACTCCAAAAAGTGCTTGAAATGCTCCAGATCTTTTCTGTAATTGCTCATTCTCTtccttatttaaagcaatttcaAAGCTTTGAATGGCCTCAATGACTTTAAGTGAGGGAAATTAATCTCTCAGCAATACTGTCTTAAGCACGTCTATGTATGTGGAGCTTCTTGTTTACTTTTCTCCACACACCCAAAGCATGAAGACTGGCAGGTTGAGTCCATAAGCTTCCACTACGCTCTGTCGAGCTGTGATGTAATGGGAAATGAGGTTCTTGCCAAATGCTAAGAAATGTGATAAAACAGGTCCGTGGAGAAAAAGACTCACCTGTGACTCCCATTGGTGTTGGGCAATCATGCGGGACAGGAGGCAATGTGCGGGTGTAGTAGGATAGATTAGAGTAAGCTTCCCAGCTTTTGTAACCATAGTCCGCATTGAATATAGAAGGGCTGTCGATCAGATGGGCACGTGCTGATTCAGGAggaaaaatacactttttaaaatttgaattatAGCTAAAATGGTTTATATTTCGTTTCAATTACACCAAAGAtaaaagtcaaaataaaagtttgatttaaaaataatatatacattttacaaacacTAAAATGTAGGCATGAAAAGAGACTTTCATTACAAATAGCTTGTCTCAACTTACATGTTAATACATAACGCATTATGGCATccctcaaaaatgacattttgttgACAATATTCCACAAGCCTTTGAAATGGGTGAGAATGTAATGCACAGTGTTGGGAGTAGGCTTCAAAGAAACTTTCACCCATGTGAGAAACTCGGCTGTAAACGCAACATTAAAGTAAAAAGTTAGTTGGTTTTTGAAACAGAACAGGGAACATATTTTACAGATGTCTAAACATGCTGGTTTCACTTACGTGTTGTGCAGTTTTGGCCGTAGTATCCAGTGCGTGTACAGTCGCATTCATACGAGTCGGAGCCCAGAGACGTGCAAACACCTCGATTCTGACATGGCTGGGAGCAGCAGGGGTTGGCTGCaacaaaaaatattgataattGAGTTTATTTGAATTTTAGATGACTTAATGACTAGGATATATAGGCAAGACTAGTATCTACATATATAGCCTAAAATGTATTATAGTACATAACTTACCTCCTTGGCAAACCATGAGCCTCAGCAGCAAAAAAAGAATAAGCAATGCGACACTCTTCATTCCAGTGGCGTGTATTGGTACAGGCCTTATATGTTTCCTCACCGGTTCAGATCAGAGAATGAGTAAACTATCTAGTGAGAGAGGTGCAGTTATATGTTGAGGGGGTGAGTGACGCAATCGCGCGCGCGACTCTTCTCATTCTAGAAATACTATCCAAAGCAACTACACACAGATGACTAAGCGCGAATAAAAGACGGACGAATTGCAGACAATGATATAATAATGATTTGTTGGTACAGTTTATCGGATTATTGAATGCCACAAACTAACTCGACGAGCCTCTAGGCTATTCCGAAATATTATAATAGCTTATTGGTTTATTTCTATGAAACGTATCTACTGTTTATCAGATGATTTGTACCTTTACGAAACAAACCAAAACTAGTGTGGTAATGATAATAATGTCATgcggaaatgtttttttttttttttttttttttaatgattacaaGGACGTAAACAAGTCCGTGAGTTGACAAAAATGACAGTTAAAATGATGCCCCCTTTCCGAGTGATAATCACGTAGCATCAGTTTTAAGGGTCCAAATGATACCCCCTTGTGGATAAATGAAACACGACTCGACCGCACAACTGATCCGCTTGCTAGAGAATATTACCTTAAGAGAGCATGAGCATCTTTACTTTTTAATACGTTCGTTTTCCACgcaatttacaattttttttttttttttttttttttttttgactttggCACTTTTTCACTCTTTTAAATAATTTCCGGtgcattttgttatttaaaaaaataaataagtaaaacacTCTACACTTGAGCAACGTGTCATTTTACAGTaagggaaaaaataaatgtataggaTTAGAGAAGATAATGCTGAGCGTAGTAGAGACTTTATCATCAATAGGAAGCATGTTTAACTTAGCACCTCCTCTTCTTAAAATGACAGTCTGACCGAAGCGCACTATCTGCATAGAAGAAATacaacaatttatattttttctggGTTTTTGACTTTGCTTTTTCTCCTGTCCGGGGCAAGATATATACTGGAAGTCGATTACACAGGCTGTAATTAGTTAACGACAGGTAAGCTGTTGTTCACATCATGATTCATGTCACGGCGTGAAAGTAGCTGTGCAATGTTCTGTTCAGTTGCATCCACGGACAGTCTGAGAACGATTGCATGGGCGAAATGCGATGCAAAATGATTATGAATTTGTTTTAGAATGTAgcctgtttaaaaaagaaaataaaaggcaAAAGCATGAGAATATTCGCCCCCAAAAGTCCCTGCGATCAAATTAACTTGGTTTAGTTTGATTATAGGAGATAAGAGAACAAAAAGTGTGAGATCTGCATGTTGTGTAGTTTAAACGGTGTTTATTGATGAtgatggatgatgatgatgacgataactaattttggttattttttagttgtaatacttttattttaaattcgttatttttattgttgtaaagAAGGAAAAGTTATAAAAGCAGAGCTCGCTAACTCTTAATAAAACCGTATAGTTACATTTCTAACTACATTAATGTACAATAACATAATTATATCATACATTAATAATGTCGTAATATTATTTATACTTATAATGagagttattataaagtgttacacaGTTTTTTGATGGTCTGGTTTATGTACAGTATAGTGGCTACTAAATATCAGTTGCAGCCGTTGTTTCCGATGGGGTCTATTATTAATTACATATGAAAATGTCCGCTCGAACCGTATGCCGGGGGCGTTCAGATCGAACGCAGCGCAACTCATATAAGAGAACGCAGTGTCTCGAGACTTTATAAAAGTTAcaattctttttaacctgacatttCGTCTAAAAACGCTGCCCTCCTGTATGAGACTCTGtggaaacggtcaaagacgtctgtctcgcacatgtttacatagaaagacaattggaaaaacagcgcagacggataCAAAAATGTGTCTTTGGCAGTGTTGAGCCTTTTCTTGTGTCTGCGTGACCATGACCAGCACACACTGCGAAGTGCACGTGCTCTGTCCCAGTGCTAAAATCGCACGCATTGATGCTCTTCAA carries:
- the ptgs2b gene encoding prostaglandin G/H synthase 2, with translation MKSVALLILFLLLRLMVCQGANPCCSQPCQNRGVCTSLGSDSYECDCTRTGYYGQNCTTPEFLTWVKVSLKPTPNTVHYILTHFKGLWNIVNKMSFLRDAIMRYVLTSRAHLIDSPSIFNADYGYKSWEAYSNLSYYTRTLPPVPHDCPTPMGVTGKKELPDVKLVAEKLLLRRKFIPDPQRTSLMFAFFAQHFTHQFFKTDMKKGPAFTRALSHGVDLSHIYGQELDRQHKLRLFKDGKLRYQILDDEVYPPTASEVQVDMHYPPHVPETRRFAVGHEAFGLVPGLMMYATIWLREHNRVCDILKKVHPDWDDERLFQTSRLILIGETIKIVIEDYVQHLSGYHFKLKFDPELLFNERFQYQNRIASEFNTLYHWHPLMPDDFHIQDEIYNYKQFVFNTSILTDYGINSLVESFTNQMAGRVAGGRNVPPAVLMVAMKSIEDSRKMRYQSINAYRKRFNMKPYKSFEDMTGEKELAAELEEMYGDVDAVELYTGLLVEKPRLNAIFGETMVEMGAPYSLKGLMGNPICSPEYWKPSTFGGKVGFEIVNTASLQRLVCNNVKGPCPIASFYVPDVKDSVPATINASTSHSDQKINPTVLLKERTSEL